In Pseudomonadota bacterium, a genomic segment contains:
- a CDS encoding DUF3368 domain-containing protein, producing the protein MPDKIVVNTGPLISLAAGGVLNLLRDLPHQFLVPREVRDEIESGQRCGRQGVDLSGVTIVESDGPVDAVTLSLLDRGEAAVIQFALKNGVGTVCIDEKKGRRIARAVDLEVVGTLGLLLEAKKLGVLSAIAPVIEKLLEHGVWYQSGLLLSVLSSAGETLPEAAAGEDR; encoded by the coding sequence ATGCCTGACAAGATCGTCGTCAACACCGGCCCGCTGATTTCCCTGGCCGCGGGGGGTGTCCTGAACCTGTTGCGGGATCTCCCCCACCAGTTCCTGGTGCCCAGAGAAGTGAGAGACGAGATAGAGAGCGGGCAACGCTGCGGGCGCCAAGGCGTGGACCTGTCCGGTGTCACGATCGTGGAATCGGATGGTCCGGTGGATGCCGTGACGCTCTCATTGCTCGACCGGGGAGAGGCCGCGGTGATCCAGTTCGCGCTGAAGAACGGGGTCGGCACGGTCTGTATCGACGAGAAGAAGGGGCGGAGGATAGCGCGCGCTGTGGATCTCGAAGTGGTGGGCACGCTCGGTCTCCTGCTCGAGGCGAAGAAGCTGGGGGTCCTGTCGGCCATTGCGCCGGTAATCGAGAAGTTGCTGGAACACGGCGTGTGGTATCAAAGCGGGTTGCTGCTTTCAGTGCTGTCGTCCGCCGGGGAAACCCTCCCGGAGGCAGCTGCCGGAGAAGATCGATGA
- a CDS encoding DUF5615 family PIN-like protein, with translation MKLLLDMCVPVGIVNDLAAAGHDVVHVRSLDPRASDKWIVDEARTGGRIVVTMDLDFGDIMSHIQRARAAPADQHRIAPLHLDGGEGRADGSRRAASGAATMKMATLRRFPGENPKMA, from the coding sequence TTGAAGCTGCTCTTGGACATGTGCGTCCCGGTGGGTATCGTAAACGATCTGGCGGCGGCCGGGCATGATGTCGTTCACGTTCGGAGCCTCGATCCCAGGGCCTCGGACAAGTGGATTGTCGACGAGGCGCGCACAGGAGGCCGGATCGTCGTAACGATGGACCTCGACTTCGGAGACATCATGTCCCATATCCAGCGAGCGCGTGCGGCGCCTGCCGATCAACATCGGATAGCTCCTCTCCACCTGGATGGCGGAGAGGGGAGGGCCGATGGCTCTCGCCGCGCAGCAAGCGGCGCGGCCACGATGAAAATGGCAACGCTCCGTCGATTTCCTGGTGAAAACCCCAAAATGGCGTAA
- a CDS encoding winged helix-turn-helix transcriptional regulator — translation MTESQHTEWKEIYSPPLLPGQDLPGLGSIRRGIDPAGKPATQNTAVVHSTADPTQPARIPGGEEDTDGAAVPRTGDSKGKSKGKSKGKSKEMILAAMADNPAVTIGEMALLLGQSNAGVEKSIRSLKADGLIRRVGPAKGGYWEVLKKP, via the coding sequence ATGACCGAGAGCCAGCACACCGAGTGGAAGGAGATATACAGCCCACCTCTTCTTCCCGGGCAGGATCTGCCCGGGCTGGGCTCGATCCGGCGGGGAATCGACCCCGCCGGAAAACCTGCAACACAGAACACCGCCGTGGTTCATTCCACGGCGGATCCAACCCAGCCCGCCCGGATCCCGGGCGGGGAAGAAGACACCGATGGCGCCGCGGTTCCCCGGACGGGAGACAGCAAGGGGAAAAGTAAGGGGAAAAGTAAGGGGAAAAGTAAGGAGATGATTCTCGCGGCAATGGCGGACAATCCCGCCGTTACCATCGGGGAGATGGCTCTTCTGCTTGGCCAGAGCAACGCAGGTGTCGAAAAAAGTATTCGTTCATTGAAAGCGGACGGGCTGATCCGCCGCGTCGGCCCCGCCAAGGGCGGCTACTGGGAGGTACTGAAGAAACCATGA
- a CDS encoding type II toxin-antitoxin system RelE/ParE family toxin, with amino-acid sequence MRISFLEPARLELDDAVNYYNYEEAGLGEEFLSEFLRTLDRIGRFPDAWQPLSQRTRRCQTRRFPFGVIYQKREEGILIVAVAHLHRSPEYWKDRLGDR; translated from the coding sequence ATGAGAATATCCTTTCTCGAACCGGCTCGCCTCGAGCTGGATGACGCCGTGAACTACTACAATTACGAGGAGGCCGGTCTCGGCGAGGAGTTTCTCTCGGAGTTCTTGAGAACCCTTGATCGGATAGGCAGGTTTCCGGATGCGTGGCAGCCTCTTTCCCAGAGAACGAGACGGTGTCAGACGAGGCGTTTTCCTTTCGGCGTCATCTACCAGAAAAGGGAAGAGGGCATTCTGATCGTCGCCGTCGCGCACCTTCACCGAAGTCCGGAGTACTGGAAAGACAGGCTGGGGGATCGCTGA
- a CDS encoding UPF0175 family protein, with protein MTAKREIRIEYGEELLAGTGMSHEEFMEEARFLLAAKLYELGRVTSGQAARMCGRNRVDFLFSLPRVGIAISNLDASEAQAEIRFAENA; from the coding sequence ATGACCGCGAAGAGAGAGATACGGATCGAGTACGGGGAAGAGCTGCTCGCCGGGACGGGAATGTCCCACGAGGAGTTCATGGAGGAGGCCAGGTTCCTGCTGGCCGCCAAGCTGTACGAGCTCGGCCGGGTCACCTCGGGTCAGGCGGCCAGGATGTGCGGCAGGAATCGCGTCGATTTCCTTTTTTCGCTGCCGCGGGTAGGCATCGCGATCAGCAACCTGGACGCCTCCGAGGCCCAGGCGGAGATTCGGTTCGCGGAGAATGCCTGA
- a CDS encoding DUF2283 domain-containing protein, whose translation MRIQYDVGTDSLTITLSDKQIRESDEIRPGVIADFGPNGAVVRLEILNASTVVDNAREMQFAVGA comes from the coding sequence ATGAGGATTCAATACGACGTGGGAACCGATTCGCTCACGATCACCCTGAGCGACAAGCAGATCCGCGAGAGCGACGAGATCCGGCCCGGCGTGATCGCCGACTTCGGCCCGAACGGCGCCGTGGTCCGGCTGGAGATCCTCAACGCGTCCACCGTCGTCGACAACGCGCGGGAGATGCAGTTCGCGGTCGGCGCCTGA
- a CDS encoding ATP-binding protein: protein MYIPRTAETMLLTMAREFPAIAITGPRQSGKTTLARHIFPDAPYVSLEDPDTRGLALRDPRRFLDLYATGAVLDEVQRCPEIFSYLQGVIDELKTAGRFVLTGSQHFGLMERISQSLAGRVGLLNLLPFSFEELSRGGQEPPSLETAIFQGGYPPLYSAPAAPERWLNAYIATYLERDMRQLIHVREIDAFQRFMRLCAANIGQLVNMARIGSDCGVDQKTVKAWLTILETSFIVYRLRPHHENFRKRLVKAPKLYFTDTGLAARLLGIESASQLSTHPIRGALFENWVVAELLKGRFHRAKSDDLFFWRDNTGHEVDVIVDRAGKLLPIEIKSGMTISTDWFDGLERWRRMAEGRSARPVLVYGGRERQSREVAEVVPWREIGTLAE from the coding sequence ATGTATATTCCGAGAACCGCGGAGACGATGCTCCTCACCATGGCCCGCGAGTTCCCGGCCATCGCCATCACCGGACCGAGGCAGTCCGGAAAGACGACGCTGGCGCGGCACATCTTCCCCGACGCGCCGTACGTGTCGCTCGAAGATCCGGACACGCGGGGGCTCGCGCTGCGCGATCCCCGGCGCTTCCTGGACCTCTACGCGACGGGCGCCGTGCTCGACGAAGTTCAGCGATGCCCGGAGATCTTCTCCTATCTGCAGGGCGTCATCGACGAGCTGAAAACCGCGGGGCGGTTCGTGCTCACCGGATCGCAGCATTTCGGGCTCATGGAGCGGATCTCGCAATCGCTCGCCGGACGCGTCGGCCTTTTGAACCTTCTCCCGTTCTCCTTCGAGGAGCTGTCGCGAGGCGGGCAGGAACCGCCGAGCCTCGAGACGGCGATCTTCCAGGGCGGATACCCTCCCCTCTACAGCGCACCCGCGGCGCCGGAGCGATGGCTCAACGCCTACATCGCGACCTACCTCGAACGGGACATGCGACAGCTCATCCACGTCCGGGAGATCGACGCGTTCCAGCGTTTCATGCGACTGTGCGCGGCGAACATCGGCCAGCTCGTGAACATGGCGCGGATCGGATCGGACTGCGGCGTGGACCAGAAGACCGTGAAGGCGTGGCTCACGATTCTGGAGACGAGCTTCATCGTCTATCGGCTGCGCCCGCACCACGAGAACTTCCGCAAGAGGCTGGTCAAGGCGCCTAAATTGTATTTCACCGACACCGGGTTGGCCGCACGCCTCCTCGGCATCGAGAGCGCTTCGCAGCTCTCGACTCACCCGATCCGCGGCGCGCTCTTCGAGAACTGGGTCGTGGCGGAGCTGCTCAAGGGCAGGTTTCATAGGGCCAAGAGCGACGACCTGTTCTTCTGGCGCGACAACACGGGGCACGAGGTGGACGTCATCGTGGACCGGGCGGGCAAGCTGCTCCCCATCGAAATCAAGTCCGGCATGACGATTTCAACCGACTGGTTCGACGGGCTCGAAAGATGGCGCCGAATGGCCGAGGGGCGATCGGCGAGGCCGGTTCTCGTCTACGGCGGCCGCGAGAGGCAATCACGGGAGGTCGCCGAGGTCGTCCCGTGGCGAGAGATCGGGACGCTCGCCGAATGA
- a CDS encoding addiction module protein has product MSIFEEAVRLSPDKRAKLVDALLSSLDKPDEEIDRLWAAEAESRIDAHERGEIKSVSLEEALKKYR; this is encoded by the coding sequence ATGAGCATTTTCGAAGAGGCCGTCCGACTGAGCCCGGACAAGAGAGCGAAGCTGGTGGATGCCCTGCTCTCCAGCCTGGACAAGCCGGACGAGGAGATCGACAGGTTGTGGGCGGCGGAGGCCGAGAGCAGAATCGACGCCCATGAGCGCGGCGAGATCAAGTCGGTATCCCTGGAAGAAGCTCTGAAGAAGTACCGCTGA
- a CDS encoding aminotransferase class I/II-fold pyridoxal phosphate-dependent enzyme, whose amino-acid sequence MTRIYLSPPHVFGNERALVTDAFDSNWIAPLGPHVTAFEKEMCEKLGAGHACALSSGTAGLHLALLMLGVGRDDEVFCSTLTFSASANAIAYVGARPVFVDCDAASWNMDPALLAQGLEDAAKRGKLPKAVIVVDLYGQCADYDPILEACARYGIPVVEDAAEALGATYKGKHAGTFGEMAILSFNGNKIITTAGGGMLLSPHEEHVRRALFLATQAREPAPHYEHEEIGYNYRLSNVLAAIGRGQLATLDARVEARRKIFDKYVAALGALPGVSFMPEAPYGRCNRWLTCLTIDAEALGATPEQIRLHLESRDIEARPVWKPMHLQPVFKDCRSLGGAVSAELFSRGLCLPSGSSLSDADQDRVVEAVNDAIDSNR is encoded by the coding sequence ATGACCCGCATCTACCTCTCCCCTCCCCACGTGTTCGGAAACGAGCGCGCGCTCGTGACCGACGCCTTCGACTCGAACTGGATCGCGCCGCTCGGGCCGCACGTGACCGCGTTCGAGAAGGAGATGTGCGAGAAGCTCGGGGCCGGGCACGCGTGCGCTTTATCGAGCGGCACGGCCGGGCTGCACCTCGCGCTCCTGATGCTGGGCGTCGGGCGCGACGACGAAGTCTTCTGCTCCACCCTCACGTTCTCGGCGAGCGCCAACGCGATCGCCTACGTGGGCGCAAGGCCGGTGTTCGTGGACTGCGACGCGGCGTCTTGGAACATGGACCCCGCGCTGCTCGCCCAGGGGCTCGAGGACGCCGCGAAGCGCGGGAAGCTGCCCAAGGCCGTCATCGTCGTCGACCTCTACGGCCAGTGCGCGGACTACGATCCGATCCTGGAGGCCTGCGCCCGGTACGGGATCCCGGTCGTCGAGGACGCGGCCGAGGCGCTCGGCGCGACGTACAAGGGCAAGCACGCCGGCACGTTCGGCGAGATGGCGATCCTGTCGTTCAACGGCAACAAGATCATCACGACCGCGGGCGGCGGCATGCTGCTCAGCCCGCACGAGGAGCACGTGAGGCGCGCGCTCTTCCTCGCCACCCAGGCGCGCGAGCCGGCGCCGCACTACGAGCACGAGGAGATCGGCTACAACTACCGGCTCTCCAACGTGCTCGCCGCGATCGGCCGGGGCCAGCTCGCGACGCTCGACGCGCGCGTCGAGGCGCGGCGGAAGATCTTCGACAAGTACGTGGCGGCGCTCGGTGCGCTCCCCGGCGTGTCGTTCATGCCCGAGGCGCCGTACGGCCGCTGCAACCGCTGGCTCACCTGCCTCACGATAGACGCCGAAGCGCTCGGCGCGACGCCCGAGCAGATCCGGCTCCACCTCGAATCGCGCGACATCGAGGCGCGCCCGGTCTGGAAGCCCATGCACCTGCAGCCCGTGTTCAAAGATTGCCGCTCCCTCGGCGGCGCCGTGTCCGCGGAGCTCTTCTCCCGCGGCCTGTGCCTGCCGAGCGGCTCCTCCCTCTCCGACGCGGACCAAGACCGCGTTGTCGAAGCCGTGAACGACGCGATCGACTCGAACCGGTAA
- a CDS encoding acetyltransferase, whose product MTINIAIYGSGGFGREIAWAAECMEVNSQGMTVCCFVDDAEDKHGTAINGFPVMSLAEARRKYPDARMVLAIGSPRTRQMLAERCKEGGWEFINLIHPSAKMSRWVEYGDGVVICAENILTTNIRLGRQVQINLDCTIGHDVIMDDFTTLAPGVHVSGWVHFGRRVYVGTGAVFVNGTEDNPLTIGDDAVIGAGACVTKSVPAGETWVGVPARVLKKATP is encoded by the coding sequence ATGACCATCAACATCGCCATCTACGGTTCCGGCGGGTTCGGGCGCGAGATCGCCTGGGCCGCAGAGTGCATGGAAGTAAACAGCCAGGGAATGACTGTCTGCTGCTTCGTGGACGATGCCGAAGACAAGCACGGGACCGCCATTAACGGCTTCCCTGTGATGAGCCTAGCGGAAGCTCGGCGGAAGTATCCCGACGCGCGCATGGTGCTCGCCATCGGCTCACCCAGAACGAGGCAGATGTTGGCCGAGCGCTGTAAAGAGGGCGGATGGGAGTTCATCAACCTCATCCATCCTTCGGCGAAGATGTCGCGCTGGGTCGAGTACGGCGATGGCGTTGTCATCTGCGCCGAGAACATCCTCACCACCAACATCAGGCTCGGCCGGCAGGTTCAGATCAACCTCGACTGCACGATCGGCCACGACGTCATCATGGACGATTTCACGACGCTCGCGCCCGGCGTCCACGTTTCGGGCTGGGTCCACTTCGGCAGGCGTGTGTACGTCGGAACCGGCGCGGTGTTCGTCAACGGCACCGAGGACAATCCGCTGACTATCGGCGACGACGCGGTCATCGGCGCGGGCGCCTGCGTCACCAAGTCGGTTCCGGCTGGCGAAACCTGGGTCGGCGTCCCGGCGCGCGTTCTCAAAAAGGCGACCCCATGA
- a CDS encoding DUF433 domain-containing protein, whose product MATTTGLDRITFDPNVLGGRACLRGLRIQVSLVLKLMASGMTAEEILAQYPDLEPEDILQCLYYGAWLADEETSTERGVAG is encoded by the coding sequence ATGGCCACGACGACAGGGCTCGATAGAATCACATTCGATCCGAACGTTCTCGGCGGCCGCGCCTGTCTGCGTGGGCTTCGCATTCAGGTGTCTCTGGTCCTCAAGCTGATGGCCAGCGGGATGACCGCAGAGGAGATCCTCGCGCAATACCCGGATCTCGAGCCCGAGGACATTCTTCAGTGCCTCTACTACGGCGCGTGGCTCGCCGATGAGGAGACCTCGACGGAGCGCGGAGTTGCGGGTTGA